A stretch of bacterium DNA encodes these proteins:
- a CDS encoding alpha/beta fold hydrolase produces MSKTNRFVPVILPIACLLLFASSCKASATKDVEGLWQGTLKVPNGELRVVFHINKAADGRLSASMDSPDQGATGIPVDECTFTNGKLSLTAKGIGGAYDGTMKNDSTIDGIWSQSGASLPLTLKRIEKVAEASRPQEPKKPYPYREEEVTVENKTAGITLAGTLTEPDSGGPFPAVVLITGSGPENRDEEVFGHKPFLVLADYLTRQGIAVLRCDDRGVGKSGGDEKTATTSDLATDTRAQFEYLKTRKDIDPKHVGLIGHSEGGLIAPIVANEAPDVAFVVMMAGPGLPGDSILMLQSVAVARSEGAPDSALKQIATAERAVLDIVKAEKDTAAAAAKLRPLLKKQSLSDQAIDAQTKAVLSPWFRFFVSYDPRPALSQLRQPVLAIDGEKDVQVAAVENLAAIETALKAGGNKDFETKELPGLNHLFQTANTGAVTEYAKIDETISPSALQVMGDWILAHAGTKK; encoded by the coding sequence GTGTCTAAGACAAACCGCTTTGTTCCGGTCATTCTTCCTATCGCCTGTCTGCTCCTGTTCGCATCGAGTTGCAAGGCCAGTGCCACCAAAGACGTTGAGGGTCTGTGGCAGGGCACGCTCAAGGTGCCGAACGGCGAACTGCGGGTCGTGTTCCACATCAACAAGGCCGCCGACGGCAGGCTGAGCGCCAGCATGGACAGCCCGGACCAGGGCGCGACCGGTATTCCGGTCGATGAGTGCACGTTCACCAATGGAAAGCTGTCACTGACCGCGAAGGGCATCGGCGGCGCGTACGATGGGACCATGAAGAACGACAGCACTATCGATGGGATATGGTCACAATCAGGTGCGTCTTTGCCGCTCACACTCAAGCGGATTGAGAAGGTCGCTGAAGCAAGCCGGCCTCAGGAACCGAAGAAGCCGTACCCGTACAGAGAAGAGGAAGTCACGGTTGAGAACAAGACGGCGGGAATCACGCTCGCGGGAACGTTGACCGAGCCCGATTCCGGCGGCCCGTTTCCTGCGGTCGTGCTCATCACCGGTTCCGGACCCGAGAACCGCGACGAGGAGGTATTCGGTCACAAACCGTTCCTGGTTCTGGCCGACTATCTGACCCGGCAGGGAATCGCAGTGCTCCGCTGTGACGACCGGGGCGTGGGGAAATCCGGCGGAGACGAAAAGACTGCGACCACCTCCGACCTCGCCACCGACACGAGGGCTCAGTTCGAGTACCTAAAGACGCGCAAGGATATCGACCCGAAGCACGTCGGTCTCATCGGGCACAGCGAGGGCGGTCTGATAGCGCCGATAGTGGCGAACGAAGCCCCGGACGTGGCGTTCGTCGTGATGATGGCGGGCCCCGGATTGCCGGGCGACTCTATTCTCATGCTGCAGTCAGTAGCCGTGGCCAGGTCCGAGGGCGCGCCCGACTCGGCCCTGAAGCAGATAGCGACGGCTGAACGCGCCGTCCTCGACATCGTCAAGGCTGAAAAGGACACTGCCGCCGCTGCCGCGAAACTCCGCCCGTTGCTCAAGAAGCAGTCCTTGTCCGACCAGGCAATTGACGCACAGACTAAGGCCGTGCTCAGTCCGTGGTTCCGCTTCTTCGTCAGCTACGACCCGCGTCCGGCCCTCTCTCAACTTAGGCAGCCGGTGCTGGCGATTGACGGAGAGAAAGACGTACAGGTCGCGGCTGTGGAGAACCTCGCGGCAATCGAGACCGCGCTCAAGGCGGGCGGCAACAAGGACTTCGAAACCAAGGAACTGCCAGGTCTGAACCACCTGTTCCAGACGGCGAATACCGGGGCGGTGACCGAGTACGCGAAGATCGACGAGACCATCTCGCCCTCAGCGCTCCAGGTGATGGGCGACTGGATCCTCGCGCACGCGGGCACCAAGAAGTAG
- a CDS encoding PEGA domain-containing protein yields MLPLAILLLISGVAPTDSGYLTVRSNSVGIAIYVEGDYVGRTPVEMHALKPGKYSVSIVSDDSLENVYWHLRQGNVGKMLSSVWTLAAINAGTSSVEVDSGKVTELSIDYGKVLNAPTEAKWIAFGSVGGLFIVGAAVGFLIHWLAFH; encoded by the coding sequence GTGCTCCCACTAGCCATCCTGCTCCTGATTTCGGGCGTCGCACCGACCGATTCCGGCTACCTCACGGTCCGGTCGAACTCGGTCGGCATCGCGATTTACGTCGAGGGCGATTACGTCGGCCGGACACCGGTTGAGATGCACGCGCTGAAGCCGGGCAAGTACTCGGTCTCCATTGTGTCGGACGACAGCCTGGAGAACGTCTACTGGCATCTTCGCCAGGGGAACGTTGGCAAGATGCTCTCATCGGTCTGGACTCTGGCCGCCATTAACGCCGGGACGAGTTCGGTCGAAGTCGACTCCGGCAAGGTGACCGAGCTATCTATCGACTATGGAAAGGTCCTGAACGCGCCGACCGAAGCCAAATGGATTGCCTTCGGCTCGGTCGGCGGCCTGTTCATCGTCGGTGCAGCAGTCGGGTTCCTCATCCACTGGCTCGCCTTCCACTGA
- the amrS gene encoding AmmeMemoRadiSam system radical SAM enzyme encodes MKRESKTGLHPSQFIIRSFPKTAALFVLVVLLLAPGLRASGHAPENGGQSLEVAQGPAKGQSPFSSRQSPVAVREADFYRKLGNNLVACDLCPRRCVIAPGQRGFCRARENRDGKLYSVVYGHPCSLNKEPIEKAPFFHFLPGSERITLATAGCNQTCKYCQNWEISQARMEDLQNYNLSPSDVVALAVEEKVPIICFTYSEPTVFYEYMIDIARLARAKGIRTAVVTGGYINPEPLKQLCSLVDAIKIDLKGFTPEFYQSVCGSTLEPVLEACKTVAQTQTHLELVNLVVPALNDDTATIRKMCRWIRDSLGDTIPVHFTRFYPQYRLQNSPATPIATLERTIAIARSEGLKFTYIGNVPGNASENTYCPKCGKTVIQRSGYTIVDNKLKDGNCPFCGTHIPGVWQ; translated from the coding sequence GTGAAGAGAGAAAGCAAGACCGGGCTACACCCCTCTCAATTCATCATCCGCTCTTTCCCCAAGACCGCTGCCCTGTTTGTGCTCGTCGTGCTGCTGCTTGCGCCCGGTTTGCGAGCGTCGGGACATGCCCCGGAAAACGGGGGACAGTCCCTGGAAGTCGCACAGGGCCCTGCGAAGGGACAGTCCCCGTTTTCGAGTCGCCAATCGCCAGTCGCCGTTCGCGAGGCCGACTTCTACCGCAAGCTGGGCAATAACCTGGTCGCGTGCGACCTCTGCCCGCGCCGGTGTGTCATCGCCCCGGGCCAACGTGGATTCTGCCGCGCCCGGGAAAACCGCGACGGCAAGCTCTACTCGGTAGTCTACGGCCACCCCTGCTCACTCAACAAGGAGCCGATTGAGAAGGCTCCGTTCTTCCACTTCCTGCCCGGCAGCGAGCGTATTACGCTCGCCACCGCCGGCTGCAACCAGACGTGCAAGTACTGTCAGAACTGGGAGATCTCGCAAGCCCGCATGGAAGATCTGCAGAACTACAATCTTTCGCCCTCGGACGTCGTCGCCCTTGCGGTCGAAGAGAAAGTGCCGATTATCTGCTTCACCTACTCCGAGCCGACCGTGTTCTACGAGTACATGATAGACATCGCCCGCCTGGCCCGGGCCAAGGGCATCAGGACCGCGGTGGTGACCGGCGGCTACATCAACCCCGAGCCGCTCAAGCAGCTCTGCTCGCTGGTCGATGCTATCAAGATTGACCTGAAGGGCTTCACTCCCGAGTTCTACCAGAGCGTCTGCGGTTCGACACTCGAGCCAGTGCTCGAAGCGTGCAAGACTGTTGCGCAGACCCAGACTCATCTGGAGCTTGTGAACCTCGTGGTCCCGGCCCTGAATGACGACACGGCGACAATCAGGAAGATGTGCCGGTGGATCCGTGATAGCCTCGGCGACACGATCCCGGTCCATTTCACCCGGTTCTATCCCCAGTACCGACTCCAGAACTCGCCGGCCACGCCTATCGCCACACTCGAACGGACCATCGCCATCGCCAGGTCGGAAGGCCTCAAGTTCACCTACATCGGCAACGTGCCCGGCAACGCATCGGAGAACACCTATTGCCCCAAGTGCGGCAAGACTGTAATCCAGCGCAGCGGCTACACGATAGTAGATAACAAGCTGAAGGACGGCAACTGCCCGTTCTGCGGAACTCATATCCCCGGCGTATGGCAGTAA